DNA sequence from the Leopardus geoffroyi isolate Oge1 chromosome A3, O.geoffroyi_Oge1_pat1.0, whole genome shotgun sequence genome:
AACTGGCAAAAGATTTGCTACCAAGAGTATTTTGAGtttaaaatatcttgaaatagCTCTAGCTTAAATACAGCAAGCATGTGGGAAGTTTGAGCTCTATACGGGTTGCCAAAAagacataccacatcttctcttaCTCCTCTCAACGGCACCTAATGTGCTTTCCATAAAAAGGACGGGCATATCTCAGAGGTATTACAGGTTGACTCCATACCACCGCAACAAAACAAACATCGAACAGCACAAGAAAGTCAcgtgaattttttggtttcccagttaCGTTTATACTATAATGTAGTCTATTAAGAGTGCAATGGCATTATGTGTAAAACAAATGTGCctgccttaatttaaaaatacatggggcacctgggtggcgcagtcggttaagcatccgacttcagccaggtcatgatctcgcggtccgtgagttcgagccccgcatcaggctctgggctgatggctcagagcctggagcctgtttccgattctgtgtctccctctctctctgcccctcccccgttcatgctctgtctctctctgtcccaaaaaataaataaaacgttgaaaaaaaaaatttttttaaaaaattaaaaaaaaaaatactttatggcTCTAAGActctaaccatcatctgagctttcggTGAGGTGCggtctttttgctggtggagggtcgtGTCTTGAGGCTAATGGCTCCTGACTCATCAGGGGGTGGCTGCTGAAGATTGGGGCGGCTGTGGCAAGTtctcaaaacaagaaacaatgaaGCTTCCCAGTGAAGCTTCTAACTCCTCCTTTCACAATTTCTCTACAGTATGTGAGGCTGTCTGATAGGGTTTTATCCActgtagaacttctttcaaaatagtCAATCTTCTCTAATCCTGCCACCGCTTTGTTTCAACTTAGTTTATGCAATATGcgaaatcctttgttgtcatttcaacaatcttcaggGCATCTTCACCAGTAGATACTATCTCAAGAAAACCATGTTGTTTTTTCATCCATAAGAAGTAACTCATCTGCTACAAAGTTTGAGCACCAGATTGCAGTAATTCAGTCCCagcttcaggctccacttctaattacagttctcttgctgtttccaccacagcTAGTTACTTCCTTCGCTGAAGTCtcgaacccctcaaagtcatccatccATAAAggctggaatcaacttcttccaaattcctgtCAATGTTGATATTCTGACCTCtccccatgaatcacaaatgttcttagtGGCATCTACAATACTGAATCCTTtccaggttttcaatttactttgcctaGATCTATCAGATCTTACAGCCttataaatcttatttatttcttcaataataagacttgaaagttgaaattactctTCAAGCTCCTGCAGGATGGATGCTTTGTTAGCAAGCAGGAAAACAACGTTAATCCCATTGTACGCTGtaatcagagctcttgggtgactaGGTgcttgtcaatgagcagtaatattttgaaaggaatcctttttttctgagcagatCTCAATAGGGGGCTTAAAACACTCAgcaaaccatgttgtaaacagatgtgctactgtccaggctttgttgttccatgtATAGAGGACGGGCAGGGTAGATTTGGcaaattcttaagggccctaggattttcagaatagTCGATCAGCACTGGCTTCACGttcaagtcaccagctgcattagtcCCTACCgtgagagtcagcctgtcctttgaagctctgaaaccaggcattgacttctcctctctagctatgaaagtcctagatggcatctccTTCCGATATTAAGGCCGCTACAGGTACACTCAAAATCTGTTGCGTCGTGTAGCCACGTTCTTGAATTATCTGAGGCGGATCATCCGGAGAACTTGCTGCCGCtcctacatcagcacttgctgcctcATCCTGCACTTTTACGACACAGAGAAGTCTTCtttccttaaccgactgagtcactcaggcgccccgaggcttCTTTCCTTTAAACCTCACGAACCAACCTCTGTGAGCTTCACGCTTCTCCTGCagcttcttcccctccctcggTTTTCCTAGAAGTGAAGAGAGCTAGGGCCTTGTTCTGAATTAGGCTTTGGCtcaagggaatgttgtggctgccTTGATCTCCTATTCAGACCACTAAAACTTCCTCCATGTCACAATAAGGCTGCTTCTTGCTTTCGTATCATTCTTGTGTTTAGGAAGGAgcgcttttcattttcttcaagagCTTTTCCACTGCATTTACAAACTTAGCTAAATGTGTGGCGCAAAGGGCCTGGCTTTGGGCCTATCTCGGCTTTCGACATGCCCCCCTTACTAAGCTTCATCACTTCTAGTTTGTAATTTAAAGAGGGAGacgtgtgactcttcctttcacttgagcactcagaagccactggagggtcattaactggcctaatttcaatactgTGTCTCAGGAAatagggaggcccaaggagagggagagaaatgagagGGAGAGCGGAGGGTGGGTGGCACAGTCAGACACACACATTCGTCTATTAAATGGCCGTCTTCCGTGGGCGTGCTTTGTGTGTCCCCAGAACAATTCCAACAGTAACATCAAAGACCGCACGTCACAGACCACCATAGCGAATATAATAATGATGAAGAAGTgtgaaatactgtgagaattaccaaaatctGACAGACAGAGACATGAAGGGAGccaatgctgttgggaaaatggtgCTGACAGACTTGCCCAACAAAGGGCTGCCACAAGCCTTCAATTTGTAAAAGAGACaagtatctgcaaagcacaataaagtgcaataaaacaaggtatgcctgtatggGGAAAGCTGCTTTATTTACTTATACAGAAACATGTGggcttttgttttcagaaagaagaaTTCAGGTAAACTCATAAGTTACATGGAAAATTATGTGTCTATTAAAAGTATCCACTTTACCATCCCCAAATATATCTCACACCTCAGAGGATTCCATCTTCTCGTTAAGTTGAACACTTCAACGTAAAATGCAACAATCCTGCCACAAGACTAGCCACTTAAATCAGAAGATTCACTATGTGGTGGGAGTGAAAAGAAGCTAGCCTTGTCAGGCTAAAGAAATCCGTTCATACAAAAACCCCCgaaaaaagaacatttggaagATTACAGCAGGGTTCTAAAATATCTGTAGACCAGAGCAACAGAGAACGGCCCAAACCACTGCCTAAAAGCCAGTGCCTAACGCACCAGCTTCTCAGCCGTTTCTAAGCTTTATCTAACGCCCATTCTATTAGCAAGGCGCACTGGGTAGTGAGGGGGGTTATTTTTCAGATAAGGGAACAGAGCAATAGCCGACAGCTtgcttttttttgctttgtttttttcttctacagaGGTCCCAATGCCACTCCTAGTGCCCCGAAGTAACAGCCCAGATAACTTCCTCTTTGCATAGAAAACACTGCCCCACTCAGTTAATCATCCCGTAGATATTCCCTCtggctaaaatcaaaagggaaacgTTACCACGATCCAAATTTTTTACCAAATAAAACATTGTTACCAAAATCCTTTACCTAATATCCGGTGGCAAAAGAGAGTATGGGAGGAGAATAGCACAACTTTCCAATGAATGTATTACAAAGTAATCTGTGTCATCTATTTCCTACAAACTAATGGTCTTCAATTCTGAGATAGGCACGAAATCTACACCAAATGTCCACCTAAATGTGGATCCTCTCAAACAGTCTAGATTCATTTAAACAGTTAGTTTACGAGGTTTATGcgattttggtatttattttcttcGGACTAGAAACAGCTTggtgccacacacaaaaaaaccacaacacaggaattttgttttccttactggTTTGGTTGAAACCCTACAGGGCTATAGGGCTGTTCTGCTCGCCGGAGGGAACGGGAGAGAGGGACAGGTGTTACTGCTCGTAATCAATGAAACACTGGCTTGGATAACAAAGTGATGTTAAAATAGGCTTCAACATGGAGCTTCTTACCAATAATCATTGCAGTGAATAGGTCTCTATATAAGAAATTAAACAGGAAAGGTTCATACCAGGCCTCAACTCCCACAATCGCAGTCACTATGTAGACAAAAGATATAGTCTGGAAGGAAAATGCAGACAAAAGCATACAGAGGCATTAACAGCTGGAAAGGTCAAGGAGCCCGCAATGCTGTACGCAGCGTTAAATCTCGTAGTTTTAGTAAAAGCAAGAAGTACACTTAAATTTGATAATGTGGCAAGTCTTCTTCCCTTTAAAAGTTGCGGTTTTTTTAGCCAACGATGCCATAAAATAACTAACTTCTACACAATGCAAACAACTGGCCATAATTTAGAACACTTTAAGGCACTTCAGGAATCGGTTAAGGTACGTCACGGTCCAATTTGCCTACCCGATCACTTTCTTCAAACATTCCAATGTCTGAGGCTTTACTGGGACCTTAGGTACAAATGGGCAAAATGGCAACACAAAAAGCTGGGATTCAAAGGCAGGGAGAGTTAATAGCAAGCCtcttaagtaaaagaaaacaagcatCTCTACTCATTGAAAGCTCCCAGTAAAGACAAAAAAGCAACAATTATATGTGCATCTCTCTCTTTACAAAATCAACAGTTCAAAGgaatatttattaacattaagAAACTGCTCATTTTTTAGTTAATAATGACATtgtgattatgtttttttaaaagtgcttttacTACTTAGAGATAGATGGGAAAATGTTGATCACATAGTATCaggaatttcctttaaaataattggGAGGAAGGGTATACATGAAACTAGACTGGCCATATAGCCGTTGAACCTAAGGAACAGGTACATAAGGGTTCACTATGCTATCCCTACTTTTTTATGTGCTTGAGATTTTCATACATAAGCAACAAATAATacaagataaaaaggaaatttttttaaaagcacacatcAGTTCTGGCCAAAAAAGCATAAGGGCAATAAAGAAGGAATGACAATGACAAAGACtactcccttctccctccccccaaaaaattcaTAGCACTGTTGAAAATTTAAGGCAGAACACATACTTACCACCTGGCTAATGTCATATCCCCACGGCAGGAAAAGAATCCCTGTATTATACTTTTCCCAGTGGGAcaggataaaagaaaacaaaactacccATAGTAGgagataaagaacaaaaacactgACACCAGATGGTCCTCGTCCAAAGATGGAATACACAGTCACAACAAAGTAAACACATGACCAACTATCAAGGCCATGGTCAAAAAGCTCCCCTAAAGGGGTGCTGGAATTGGTTCTCCGGGCCTGCTTTCCATCCACACCATCTGCAACAGAAACACATTACCATGGGAAAAGGTCAACATCGGTACCGCAGGGAGAAAATCTTCTTTAACAAACtggagaaacacaaaacaaatcagCGTATCATAGGAATGTTGATGAACTAAAGTACAGCGACCAGCCAGGACTGTAAAAATCCAACCTCTAATTCCTACAATTcaaagatttcagaaaaaaacaaacaaacaagaaaacccaCCTTAATTTCTTAGAGTTTAACCTAAAACTTAAAGTATATTACGTCAACTAAATGGTGTCAATTTTAGATGTGAGGACAAAGCATTGTAGTTGGACTCTGAATTCTTCCAAATCGGACTAACAACTGAGTTGTTCTGCTAGCCACAAATTCTCAGGCCTCCAGAGAATATGCAATAGTTATTCATCACAACTGATCTAACCACTCCTTGCTCTAGGATCCAAAAACATCCTGAACTTCAGTCGTAACACCTATTTCATCTTGTTTGAAATTACAGTCACTTTGTTACAGATGTGCTCCTTCCCCGATTTTAAGTGCTTTCAGAAAAGGCTTTGCACAcagcaggtgttcagtaaatgtaagaattaaatgTACTGAAACTGTGCAAGGCACTGTTCCTGATGCTGTGAAGATTATCATAAGAATAATCCCCAAATAAAGTAAGTTTGCGTCCTCAGTGTTTATAACTGAGAACGGAGACAAAACATGGCGATTAAAGATACAGTACATCCCAAACCACAAAAGAGTTCGGAAAAGGGACAAGCACTTTTCAGGCTAAGATAATCAAGAACGGCCTTCCAGACCAGATGAAACCTGAGTGGGGACACAAAGAATGAGTTGGATTTCAGTAGATAAGAGTATGCTGTTTCAAGAGGAGGGAGTGCTATCAGTAAAAACACCAAGATGGAAAAGCACATGCGTGTTCAGAGAACGCCAAAGTAGTTTAGGTCGACCAGAGGAAACCAGTAGGTAAAGAGGGCGGTAGAGAGGCCAGAAGGGAGGCTGGAGCCAGCTCAAAAGTTTCAGGGAGTATGGGGAGCTACGAAAAGGATGTGAATACGGGAATGACAGGGGTAAAGGTAGTGACGTGCTTCAGGAAGATTCACCTGGCAGCAGTGTGAATGGCAGGCTGGAGAGAGAACACTAACCAGTAAGGCCCGCATTGACATGGAATACAGCAGGAATGAAAGGCTGGAGGCAGGTGAGATATTAAGAAAGTCAAACTGGCAATGCAGCAAAAGATGAGTGGTGAGGCTAAAGGACCAGAAGATCCTCCCGATTTCCCATCTGGGTAACTAAGAGAGTGGTGGAAATGGGGAAGTCCAAAGAGCCTGCCTGACGGAAAAGATGCTGAGTACAAGTTTAGATGCTAAAACTGAACTGTTGGCAGAATTATCCACATGGTCATGTCAAGCAACTCAACCTCAGGTACTTACTAACAACTCAGAAAATATATGAGGGCTAGATAGAAACACAAGAGTCATCTCAATAGTGATCAGAATTATCGAGGGAataagaggaaagggaaagttgAGGATACAGCACAGTGAAACACCTTCATttaggggcagaaacagaggagCTGGGGCGTGAGGGGTgtagggagagaaaaagagaggaagaacagTAAAACCTAGTTAAAAAGAAgagtctgaggggcgcctggctgactcagttggaggggcacgtgactcttgatctcagggttgtgagttcgagccccacgttgggtgtagagattacttaaataaaacttaaaaaaaaaaaaaagagtctgaagCATTGCTCTGCACGCTGTGCAAGAACCAACCACCCTGCTATAAATAAGACACAATTCCTGTGGTGTCTCAGGAACCGTGAGTCTAGTAGGAGAGacaatattaaggaaaaaaaaaaaatctgaactataaaaatttctccccaaaagaaacagTTCTATTAACAAGTGCAGCAGGATTAGGCTAATAGTAAAGATTCAGGAATTAAAAATTCCGATAATTACCTGTGCTTATCTTGCTCACTATAGTATTATCCCAGTGTCTAGCTCAGTTTGTGGCAAAGAAggcctttaggggcacctgggttaagtgtctgactcctgatttcagcttaggacataatctcacagttagggagttcaagccccgcgtcgggctctgtgctgatagtggagagcctgctcgggattccctctccccctcctccctctgcccctaccctgcttgtgctctctgtctcaaaataaataaataaactttaaaaaaatcttttttttttttttccccaaaaagaaggcctttaaaaatattgttgaagGAACACATGAGAGGATGAATCCCAGATTCCTGCCCAAATACTGCAGATCTCTGTTATATAGCGTTAGGAACATTTCTGCTAGCTGAAGTATTTCCAAAAAGTCTTTTCTCATTATTTGCTGGCTTAATTTACTATTTGCAGGGCAACTCCTGTGCATTTGTTACAAATACTAAATCCGTGAACTGCATACTAATTAGGTCTTGTACATCTTCCCACTGAACCCATTCCAGCTCCACCAGTCTGGGGTGTGCAAAGTTACACAATGTTTTCTCAGAAAGGTAATTCAGGgtatatagcatatattatgacaaaagaacaaaacaaaacaaaacaaaaacacctcagGCGGACCCAGAGCAGCACCCTGTGatcaaacacattaatatttctgcagCAAAATGTAAGAACAATCACACTAGTAGAATATAGTTTAAAAGTTGCCTCATGTTGGTTCAAGGCAGTTTTGCAACAAATAGTTCACGTTCGGTCAGGATTTTTGCCAAAACTGTGGATGTGAAAAAGGTAGATAATATGGTATATCAAAAAGCTCTTATGACCTGCCGTTAAAAGTCAGAGCCCTCAGGCCACTCTCACCTTTTTCCCTATTCCTCCCTGCCCTTTGCAACCAAACCctagagcagattttttttttaatgtttcaaaatgtttatttatttattttgacaaagagggagagagggaatcccaagcaggctctatgctgtcaacacagaagggctcgaccccatgaaccgtaagatcatgagccaaaatcaagagtcagaggcttaactgactgcgccacccaggcacccctgcagcagaatttttttatttttaattttttaatgtttttatttatttttgagagagagacagtgtgagcgggggaagggcagagagacagacagacagaatctgaagcaggctccaggctctgagctgtcagcacagagccctgacgtggggctcgaatacatgaactgaaccatgagatcatgacccgagctgaagagggacactaaactgactgagccacccaggcgcccctacagcagAATTTTTAAACCTGCTCATCTTTAAGAACAAATATGCAAAAGCTTCTgcctaaaatgtaatttttcactAAGCTTTCTCCTAATTCTTCTGGACTtcactctcttccttccccaaattcttGCAGTTCTGGTCACCTGCAATGTCAGCATGTAATCATATACCAGATTATACTGGTTTTATGAGTCATTTTTATCTGAGAGATCTAAGCAACTTTAAGTCAGGGTCTGGTATTTTATATTCACTTAaaaactatatacttaaaaaaatcatgaaaagctgggggggaggggtgggcagggtggctcagtcggttgagcgtccaacttcggctcagatcacgatctcgcagtttatgagttcaagccctgtgtaggcctctgtgctgacagctcagagcctagagcctgcttcggattctgggtcttcctctctctctctgaccttccctcacttgtgttctctctctctctctctcagaaataataaatgaataaactttttaaaaatcattttaaaaagtaataaaaaaataaattttataaataaaaatgaaaactatatacTGACtacctactatgtgttaggtACTGTTCTAAATACTGGGCACACAGTCCTCAAAGAATGTACGCTTTAGAGTAGAGAGACAAGTAGGTCATATGGTTTtgagtgctatggagaaaaataaagcagggaaggagaaTAGGAGAATGCAGGACAAGCCATGCAAACAGAACCAACAAAAAGCATTCTTGGCAACATAGACAGTTATGGCCTAGCACAGGGACCTCCCTCACCACCTCCTGCACCAAATAAGAATTAATTACTTTCTTATTCTCCCACTCATTCCTGTTTCCCCGCTGTGCTCTATTGTAGCAGCTCTCTCCATACTCCACAATTATCTGACAGGTCGGCATTGTTTCCCAAACTGAAGGCAAAAATGACGTCTTATTCCAGTTGctggtaaatattttttgtaaggagccagatagtaaatagttGAGGCATTATGGGTCATCAGGAGACACCGTTGCTACTACTCAACCTTGTCTTTGTTGCAAAAAGCAAGCATAGAGCCTTTTTGGCTCCCCGAGCAGAGCCATGGCAATCAGTAAGAAGAAGGGCCTTACAAAAGGCAGCAAAAAAGGGGGCCAAGAAGAAAGTGGTTGATCCATTTGCTAGGAAAGATCAGTATGAAGTGAAAGCACCAGCTACGCTTGATACAAGAAATATTGGAAAAACACTAGTCACGAGAACTCAGGGAGCCAAAACTGCATCTGATGGCCTCAAGGGTTGTGTTTTTTAAGTGAGCCTTGCTGATCTACAGAATGATGAAGTTGCATTTAGAAAATCCAAGCTAATAACTGAGGATGTTCAGGGCAGAAACTGCCTAAGTTCTATTGTGTGGATCTCACCCGTGGAATTCTAGGAAAGTTCCATGGTCACAAAATGGCAGACCACGATTGAAGCTCATGTTGATGTCAAGCCACCGACAGTTATTTGCTTCATCTATTTTGTGTTGGTTTTACTAAAAAACCCAACAATCAGATTTGGAAGGCCTTTAGGCTCAGCACCAACAGGTCCACCGTGTTCAGAAAAAGACAATGGAAATCTAACCCGAGAGGTGCAGACAAATGACTTGAAAGCACTGGTCAATAAACTGATTCCAGACAGCATcggaaaagacacagaaaaggcatGTCAATCTATTTATCCACTCCATGATATCTTCATTAGAAAAGTAAaagtgcggggcgcctgggtggcgcagtcggttaagcgtccgacctcagtcaggtcacgatctcgcggtccgtgagttcgagccccgcgtcgggctctgggctgatggctcagagcctggagcctgtttccgattctgtgtctccctctctctctgcccctcccccgttcatgctgtgtctctctctgtcccaaaaataaataaacgttgaaaaaaaaaatttaaaaaaaaaaaaaaaaaaagaaaagtaaaagtgcTAAAGAAGCCCAGGTTTGAGTTGGGAAAGCTCATGGAGCTTCATGGTGAAGGCAGTAGTTCTAGAAACGCTACTGGGGATGAGACCAGTGCTAAAGTTGAACGAGCTGATGGATATGAGCCACCAGTCCAAGAATCTGTTTAAAATTCAGTCATTTAATGGTGACAAATAAGAAGTCTTATTTgtgacgttaaaaaaaaaagacagaaagcaagcaagcaagcaagcaggcaggcaggcataGACAACAAGTAAAGGAATGAATATAGCagtgttccaacaaaactttacttataaaaatagGACAGAGTCGGCCTGCAAGAGGCAGTTTGCCAACTCATATCTTATTCTCTGCATCCCTAGCAATGAATGACAATATTTTCCAGAGAGAAactcaaaaacatatttattatactGAATAGGAAATCAGTAAGCCCTAGTTAAAATGAATTAAGCATAGGAGAAAATGTTAATTTAGTGGATGGCTATCCTTGCTGAAAGAGTCACCAGCCATTGGCTAAAATGAATATTGGCCAATTTCTTACCTAGAGTGTAGGCTATGAAGTTGAGGATTCCCACCACAATCCAAACCCAGTCGGGTACATGCTTGTGACCCGGTGCTGCAAAGGAAAACACTCAGACTTCAATACAAAGTATGATCGTTCTTACTACAGCACACACTGCCATTgagaaatatttctattaaatagAAGTTCTATTAAATAGAAGTTAAATAGAAGTTTACAATACACTTTTAATGCAGATTTAGGTAAATATTAGAATACATCAGGACACTGACAAAACCAAAGAAGTAACTGCCCAACCCCTCATAAACAATAGGCACTTGTTTTGAGCTTTAATCATAACTCAAAACTGACTGTTCATCTCTACCTGAAAATTACTTACATGCTAAGAATGAAAAGTAATGTTTTTGGAACTTAAACATTGCTTGTGTTTAATCCGATCTTCATTGTTGACAAATATCCTACAAACATGTATTGAACCTTCAATCTATATTTTCTCACTACATTATTAACTAGCTAAACAAAAGACCTTTTCATTTGGGTGACTAAGTATCAGAAGGtctgggttccagtcctggctcTATATTCAAGCAGCCGTGTGACCATGAATAGATCGTTTAGCCTTTCCTATCTTCCATTTCCCAAATATACCAGGACTAGATGGTTTATCTGGTCCTCTAGTTTCTATGATTTGGggaaatatacataatatttacatatttttagcCCTCTTAATAACTAGTAAATAATGTTAGAGtagttagaaaaattaatatttctagtTATAAAAGAAACTTTTGAAGACGTTCTaaagattaaaatacaaatttttaaaagccgCTTAATATCAAAACCATGCTTGATAAAATTTAATCTTATTATCCACATAGTACCTTATGATCTTCGATTGTCATTTGATTACATGTACAAAAGCTATGGCTTAAAATTTCAATTGCTAAAGGTAGGCATACATACAGTTTCAATATTCAGAATTTCTATAGGATCAAGTTGCAAGTTTTTGAAACTCTGAACTTTCCTAAAAAAACAATGTTGTTGGTGACTTAATTTCTCCAGGTCAGTCCACAAAAGTCTGCTAACCCCACAACACCAGTGAATTATAACACTAAGACTATTTACTACATCATTGATAAATATTCTTACTGGAAAATACATACTCTGACTTAGAATGCAAAAATTATTCATCTACCTCCATCTTTCTATTCCTCTCAACCCTATCAACC
Encoded proteins:
- the SELENOI gene encoding ethanolaminephosphotransferase 1 isoform X3, with translation MAGYEYVSPEQLAGFDKYKYSAVDTNPLSLYVMHPFWNTIVKVFPTWLAPNLITFSGFLLVVFNFLLMAYFDPDFYASAPGHKHVPDWVWIVVGILNFIAYTLDGVDGKQARRTNSSTPLGELFDHGLDSWSCVYFVVTVYSIFGRGPSGVSVFVLYLLLWVVLFSFILSHWEKYNTGILFLPWGYDISQVTISFVYIVTAIVGVEAWLCIMCDSSDEFIELFQKL